From a single Tursiops truncatus isolate mTurTru1 chromosome 20, mTurTru1.mat.Y, whole genome shotgun sequence genomic region:
- the DRG2 gene encoding developmentally-regulated GTP-binding protein 2 isoform X4, translated as MGILEKISEIEKEIARTQKNKATEYHLGLLKAKLAKYRAQLLEPSKSSSSKGEGFDVMKSGDARVALIGFPSVGKSTFLSLITSTASEAASYEFTTLTCIPGVIEYKGANIQLLDLPGIIEGAAQGKGRGRQVIAVARTADVVIMMLDATKGEVQRSLLEKELGSVGIRLNKHKPNIYFKPKKGGGISFNSTVTLTQCSEKLVQLILHEYKIFNAEVLFREDCSPDEFIDVIMGNRVYMPCLYVYNKIDQISMEEVDRLARKPDSVVISCGMKLNLDYLLEMLWEYLALTCIYTKKRGQRPDFTDAIILRKGASVEHVCHRIHRSLASQFKAPAPSTARSGWA; from the exons ATGGGAATCTTGGAGAAGATCTCCGAGATCGAGAAGGAGATCGCCCGCACGCAGAAGAACAAGG CCACCGAGTATCACCTGGGCCTGCTGAAAGCAAAACTCGCCAAGTATCGGGCCCAGCTCCTGGAACCCTCCAAATCGTCCTCATCCAAAGGCGAGGGCTTCGATGTCATGAAGTCGGGCGACGCCCGCGTGGCGCTGATTGGCTTCCCCTCTGTGGGTAAG TCCACCTTCCTCAGCCTGATCACCTCCACGGCCAGCGAGGCTGCGTCCTATGAATTCACAACCCTGACCTGCATCCCTGGGGTCATTGAA TACAAAGGCGCCAACATCCAGCTCCTGGACCTCCCTGGGATCATCGAAGGCGCAGCACAAG GGAAGGGCCGTGGCCGGCAGGTGATCGCCGTGGCACGCACAGCCGACGTCGTCATCATGATGCTGGACGCCACCAAGGGAGAGGTGCAGAG GTCCCTGCTGGAGAAGGAGCTGGGGTCGGTCGGCATCCGCCTCAACAAGCACAAGCCCAACATCTACTTCAAG cccaAGAAAGGAGGCGGCATCTCCTTCAACTCGACGGTCACGCTGACCCAGTGCTCAGAGAAGCTGGTGCAGCTGATCCTGCACGAGTACA AGATCTTCAACGCGGAGGTGCTGTTCCGAGAAGACTGCTCCCCGGACGAGTTCATAGACGTGATCATGGGCAACCGCGTGTACATGCCCTGCTTGTAT GTTTATAACAAAATCGACCAGATCTCAATGGAGGAAGTGGACCGCCTGGCCCGGAAACCTGACAGCGTGGTCATTAG CTGCGGCATGAAGCTGAACCTGGACTATCTGCTGGAGATGCTCTGGGAGTACCTGGCCCTGACCTGCATCTACACCAAGAAGAGAGGCC AGAGGCCGGACTTCACAGACGCCATCATCCTCCGGAAAGGGGCCTCTGTGGAGCACGTG